Proteins from a single region of Pseudomonas fulva:
- a CDS encoding GIY-YIG nuclease family protein: MSVTAAKPWFVYLVRAANGALYCGISDDPQRRFAQHQSGKGARFFFSSPAVALVYSESCSGKGDALRRERAIKRLGKGAKEALVATASLMHMLDEQPSAPLGSA, from the coding sequence ATGAGCGTCACAGCGGCTAAACCCTGGTTCGTCTACCTCGTGCGCGCCGCCAACGGCGCGCTCTACTGCGGCATCAGCGACGATCCGCAGCGGCGCTTCGCCCAGCACCAGAGCGGCAAAGGCGCCCGGTTCTTCTTCTCCAGCCCGGCGGTGGCCCTTGTGTACAGCGAAAGCTGTAGCGGCAAGGGCGACGCCTTGCGTCGCGAGCGGGCGATCAAACGCCTCGGCAAAGGTGCCAAGGAGGCCCTGGTGGCCACCGCCAGCCTGATGCATATGCTTGATGAACAGCCATCAGCCCCGCTGGGTTCTGCCTAG
- a CDS encoding glutathione S-transferase family protein translates to MSELILHHYPTSPFAEKARLLLGFKNLAWRSVQIPPVMPKPDLTALTGGYRKTPVLQIGADIYCDTALIARRLEAHQPQPALLPGAQAFAIATFAQWADSVVFQHAVSLVFQPESIAVRFAKAPPEFLQTFIADRSKLFSGGQATRMPAEQAKHQWPVFMARLQAQLEASGGQFLFGEQSLADIAMAHPLWFLRATPVTSPLVDGYPAVVAWLDRVLSRGHGKPEELSSEAAVEIARAAMPAPLPEEAFSDPNGFKAGQRVAISAIDYGVEAVEGELLFAGAEELILRREDERAGVVHVHFPRLGFRIEAR, encoded by the coding sequence ATGTCTGAGCTGATCCTGCATCATTACCCCACCTCGCCCTTCGCCGAGAAGGCCCGCCTGCTGCTGGGCTTCAAGAACCTCGCCTGGCGTTCGGTGCAGATTCCGCCGGTGATGCCCAAGCCGGACCTCACCGCCCTGACCGGTGGCTACCGCAAGACACCGGTGCTGCAGATCGGTGCCGACATCTACTGCGACACCGCCCTGATTGCCCGTCGCCTGGAGGCCCATCAGCCGCAGCCGGCATTGCTGCCCGGCGCCCAGGCATTCGCCATCGCCACCTTTGCCCAATGGGCCGACTCGGTGGTGTTCCAGCATGCGGTGAGCCTGGTGTTCCAGCCCGAGTCCATCGCCGTACGGTTCGCCAAGGCGCCGCCGGAGTTCCTGCAGACCTTTATCGCCGACCGCAGCAAGCTGTTCTCGGGCGGCCAGGCCACCCGGATGCCGGCCGAGCAGGCCAAACACCAGTGGCCCGTGTTCATGGCGCGGCTGCAGGCGCAGCTGGAGGCCAGCGGCGGCCAGTTCCTGTTCGGCGAGCAGAGCTTGGCCGATATCGCCATGGCCCATCCGTTGTGGTTCCTGCGTGCAACCCCGGTGACTTCGCCGCTGGTCGATGGCTACCCGGCGGTGGTCGCCTGGTTGGACCGTGTACTGTCACGTGGGCATGGCAAGCCGGAGGAGCTGAGCAGCGAGGCGGCCGTCGAGATCGCACGCGCCGCCATGCCTGCGCCGCTGCCCGAAGAAGCGTTCAGCGATCCGAACGGTTTCAAGGCCGGTCAACGGGTGGCGATTTCGGCTATCGACTATGGCGTGGAGGCAGTCGAGGGTGAGCTGCTTTTCGCCGGCGCCGAGGAACTGATCCTGCGCCGTGAGGATGAGCGCGCCGGCGTCGTGCATGTGCACTTTCCGCGTCTGGGTTTCCGCATCGAGGCGCGTTGA
- the eutC gene encoding ethanolamine ammonia-lyase subunit EutC, with the protein MSDKSPATPNPWQQLRQLTPARIALGRAGTSLPTAAQLDFQFAHAQARDAVHLPFDHEGLCEELQGRGLDTLLLHSAAADRHTYLQRPDLGRRLDGASANALDDYAKENGRGYDLAIVIADGLSSLAVRRHSLPFLEKLLEQTTEDGWKLAPITLVEQGRVAVADEVGERLGAKMTVILIGERPGLSSPDSLGLYFTYAPRVGLNDAYRNCISNVRLEGLSYGMATFRLMYLMREACRRQLSGVDLKDEAEVPTLEGEGPGNFLLPDQR; encoded by the coding sequence ATGTCCGATAAATCCCCCGCTACGCCCAACCCCTGGCAGCAGCTGCGCCAGCTGACCCCGGCGCGTATCGCCCTGGGCCGCGCCGGCACCAGCTTGCCGACCGCCGCGCAGCTGGATTTCCAGTTCGCCCACGCCCAGGCCCGGGATGCCGTGCACCTGCCCTTCGACCATGAAGGCCTGTGCGAAGAACTGCAGGGCCGCGGCCTGGATACCCTGCTGCTGCACAGCGCCGCGGCGGACCGGCACACCTACCTGCAGCGCCCGGACCTTGGACGGCGCCTGGACGGAGCATCCGCCAATGCCCTGGACGACTATGCCAAGGAAAACGGCCGCGGCTACGACCTGGCCATCGTCATCGCCGATGGCCTGTCTTCCCTGGCCGTGCGCCGTCACAGCCTGCCATTTCTGGAAAAGCTGCTGGAGCAGACCACCGAGGATGGCTGGAAGCTGGCGCCCATCACCCTGGTCGAGCAGGGCCGGGTGGCGGTTGCCGATGAAGTGGGCGAACGGCTTGGCGCGAAAATGACGGTGATCCTGATCGGCGAACGCCCAGGGCTCAGCTCACCGGACAGCCTGGGCCTGTACTTCACCTACGCACCGCGGGTCGGCCTCAACGACGCCTACCGCAACTGCATCTCCAACGTGCGGTTGGAGGGCCTGAGCTACGGCATGGCCACCTTCCGGCTGATGTACCTGATGCGCGAGGCCTGCCGCCGCCAGCTGTCGGGCGTGGATCTGAAAGACGAGGCCGAAGTACCGACCCTGGAAGGTGAAGGGCCGGGGAATTTTTTGCTGCCGGATCAGCGATGA
- a CDS encoding ethanolamine ammonia-lyase subunit EutB: MAGFTHTIGNMTWRFDSLRELMAKASPARSGDYLAEVAAQSDAERAAAQMALADVPLKHFLQEAVIPYEQDEVTRLIVDTHDAEAFAPVSHLTVGGLRDWLLGDAADETSLTALAPGLTPEMAAAVSKIMRVQDLVLVAQKTRVVTKFRNTMGLRGRMSTRLQPNHPTDDPAGIAASILDGLLYGNGDAMIGINPATDSASSIRALVDMLDAIIQRYEIPTQSCVLTHVTSSIAAIERGAPLDLVFQSIAGTEAANASFGVTLKVLQEGYEAGLSLKRGTLGNNLMYFETGQGSALSANANHDVDQQTCETRAYAVARHFKPFLVNTVVGFIGPEYLYNGKQIIRAGLEDHFCGKLLGVPMGCDICYTNHAEADQDDMDTLLTLLGTAGINFIMGIPGSDDVMLNYQTTSFHDALYARKVLGLHAAPEFEAWLARMGIFQQQGGRLHMGNELPPAFRQALAQLA; encoded by the coding sequence ATGGCTGGATTCACTCACACCATCGGCAACATGACCTGGCGCTTCGACAGCCTGCGCGAACTGATGGCCAAGGCCAGCCCGGCGCGCTCCGGCGACTACCTGGCCGAAGTGGCTGCGCAGAGCGATGCCGAACGTGCTGCGGCGCAGATGGCCCTGGCCGATGTGCCGCTCAAGCATTTCCTGCAGGAGGCGGTCATCCCCTATGAGCAGGACGAAGTCACCCGGCTGATCGTCGACACCCACGATGCCGAGGCCTTCGCGCCGGTCAGCCACCTGACCGTGGGCGGCCTGCGCGACTGGCTGCTCGGCGATGCCGCCGACGAAACCAGCCTGACCGCCCTGGCACCGGGGCTGACCCCGGAAATGGCCGCGGCGGTCTCGAAGATCATGCGCGTGCAGGATCTGGTGCTGGTCGCGCAAAAGACCCGTGTAGTAACCAAGTTTCGCAACACCATGGGCCTGCGCGGGCGGATGTCCACGCGCCTGCAGCCCAACCACCCGACCGACGATCCGGCGGGCATCGCCGCCAGCATCCTCGACGGTCTGCTCTACGGAAACGGCGATGCGATGATCGGCATCAACCCGGCCACCGACAGCGCCAGCTCGATCCGCGCCCTGGTGGACATGCTCGACGCGATCATCCAGCGCTACGAGATCCCCACCCAGTCCTGCGTGCTGACCCATGTCACCAGCTCCATCGCCGCCATCGAGCGCGGTGCGCCGCTGGACCTGGTGTTCCAGTCCATCGCCGGCACCGAGGCGGCCAACGCCAGCTTCGGCGTGACCCTCAAGGTGCTGCAGGAAGGCTACGAAGCCGGCCTGAGCCTCAAGCGCGGCACCCTGGGCAACAACCTGATGTACTTCGAGACCGGCCAGGGCAGCGCGCTGTCGGCCAACGCCAACCACGACGTCGACCAGCAGACCTGCGAAACCCGCGCCTATGCGGTGGCCCGGCACTTCAAGCCGTTTCTGGTCAACACCGTGGTCGGATTCATCGGCCCGGAATACCTGTACAACGGCAAGCAGATCATCCGCGCCGGCCTGGAGGATCACTTCTGCGGCAAGCTGCTCGGCGTGCCCATGGGCTGCGACATCTGTTACACCAACCACGCCGAAGCCGACCAGGACGACATGGACACCCTGCTGACCCTGCTCGGCACCGCCGGCATCAACTTCATCATGGGCATTCCCGGCTCCGACGACGTGATGCTCAACTACCAGACCACCTCGTTTCACGATGCCCTGTACGCCCGCAAGGTGCTCGGCCTGCACGCGGCGCCGGAGTTCGAAGCCTGGCTGGCGCGCATGGGCATCTTCCAGCAACAGGGCGGCCGCCTGCATATGGGTAACGAGCTGCCGCCGGCATTTCGCCAGGCCCTGGCGCAACTGGCTTGA
- the eat gene encoding ethanolamine permease, translating to MSKETIATPSQGGVETEAVSADYFANRQLKQGAAGWILLIGLGVAYVISGDYAGWNFGLAQGGWGGMFIATLLMATMYLCMCFSLAELSSMIPTAGGGYGFTRTAFGPWGGFLTGTAILIEYAIAPAAIACFIGAYCESLFGVGGWIIYLVFYVVFIGIHILGAGEALKLMFAITAVAAIALGVYIVAMAPHFQVANLFDIPATDANGASSFLPFGYLGIWAALPYGIWFFLAVEGVPLAAEETKDPKRDLPRGLIGAVLVLLVFAGLILLVGPGAAGAQSLVASGNPLVESLVKVYGGSTWMSQFVNLVGLAGLIASFFSIIYAYSRQIFALSRAGYLPRSLSLTNRNKAPVMALIVPGVIGFGLSLTGQGDLLILVAVFGATLSYVLMMAAHITLRSRRPDMPRPYRTPGGVLTSSVALVLAAVALVACFLVDLRVVIGAAIIYALFIAYFALYSRHHLVSGTPEEEFAAIQAAEQSLR from the coding sequence ATGTCCAAAGAGACAATCGCCACACCCTCGCAAGGCGGTGTGGAAACCGAAGCGGTCAGCGCCGACTACTTTGCCAATCGGCAACTGAAACAAGGCGCCGCCGGCTGGATCCTGTTGATCGGCCTGGGCGTGGCCTACGTGATTTCCGGCGACTATGCCGGCTGGAACTTCGGCCTGGCCCAAGGCGGCTGGGGCGGCATGTTCATCGCCACGCTGCTGATGGCGACCATGTACCTGTGCATGTGCTTCTCCCTGGCCGAACTGTCGTCGATGATTCCTACCGCCGGCGGCGGTTATGGCTTCACCCGCACCGCCTTCGGCCCCTGGGGCGGCTTCCTCACCGGCACGGCGATCCTGATCGAATACGCCATCGCGCCGGCGGCCATCGCCTGCTTTATCGGTGCCTACTGCGAATCGTTGTTCGGCGTCGGCGGCTGGATCATCTACCTGGTGTTCTACGTGGTGTTTATCGGCATCCATATCCTCGGTGCCGGGGAGGCGCTGAAGTTGATGTTCGCCATCACCGCCGTCGCCGCCATCGCCCTGGGCGTGTACATCGTCGCCATGGCGCCGCACTTTCAGGTCGCCAACCTGTTCGACATTCCCGCCACCGACGCCAACGGCGCCAGCAGCTTCCTGCCGTTCGGCTACCTGGGCATCTGGGCCGCCCTGCCCTACGGCATCTGGTTCTTCCTGGCAGTGGAAGGCGTGCCGCTGGCCGCCGAGGAAACCAAGGATCCCAAGCGCGACCTGCCCCGCGGCCTGATCGGCGCCGTGCTGGTGCTGCTGGTATTTGCCGGGCTGATTCTGCTGGTCGGCCCAGGCGCCGCCGGTGCCCAGTCCCTGGTGGCTTCGGGCAACCCGCTGGTCGAATCGCTGGTCAAGGTCTACGGCGGTTCCACCTGGATGAGCCAGTTCGTCAACCTGGTTGGCCTGGCCGGTCTGATCGCCAGTTTCTTCTCGATCATCTACGCCTACTCGCGGCAGATCTTCGCCCTGTCGCGCGCCGGCTACCTGCCGCGCAGCCTGTCGCTGACCAACCGCAACAAAGCGCCGGTGATGGCGCTGATCGTACCCGGCGTCATCGGCTTCGGCCTGTCGCTGACCGGCCAGGGCGACCTGCTGATTCTGGTCGCGGTATTCGGCGCCACGCTGTCTTACGTACTGATGATGGCCGCGCACATCACCCTGCGCAGCCGTCGCCCCGACATGCCACGCCCCTATCGCACCCCTGGTGGCGTGCTGACCTCCTCGGTGGCGCTGGTGCTGGCTGCCGTGGCGCTGGTGGCCTGCTTCCTGGTCGACCTGCGCGTCGTGATCGGCGCTGCCATCATCTACGCTCTGTTCATTGCCTACTTCGCCTTGTACAGCCGCCACCACCTGGTGTCCGGCACACCGGAGGAAGAGTTCGCGGCGATTCAGGCTGCCGAGCAGTCACTGCGTTAA
- the exaC gene encoding acetaldehyde dehydrogenase ExaC has product MIYAKPGTAGAVVTLKSRYGNYIGGEFVAPVGGQYFTNTSPVDASAIGEFPRSDAKDIDKALDAAHAAAEAWGKTSVQERALILLKIADRIEANLELLAVAETWDNGKAVRETLNADVPLAADHFRYFAGCIRAQEGTSAEINEHTASYHFHEPLGVVGQIIPWNFPLLMAAWKLAPALAAGNCVVLKPAEQTPLSITLLAEIIGDLLPAGVLNIVQGYGREAGEALATSTRIAKIAFTGSTPVGSHIMKCAAANIIPSTVELGGKSPNIFFEDIMQAEPAFIEKVAEGLVLAFFNQGEVCTCPSRALVQESIFEPFMNEVMKKIKAIKRGNPLDTDTMVGAQASQQQYDKILGYLEIAQQEGAELLAGGATEKLEGDLAGGYYIQPTLLKGTNTMRVFQEEIFGPVVGVTTFKDEAEALAIANDTEFGLGAGVWTRDINRAYRMGRGIKAGRVWTNCYHLYPAHAAFGGYKKSGVGRETHKMMLDHYQQTKNLLISYDINPLGFF; this is encoded by the coding sequence ATGATCTATGCCAAACCCGGTACCGCAGGCGCCGTCGTCACCCTGAAATCGCGCTACGGCAACTACATCGGCGGCGAGTTCGTCGCGCCGGTGGGCGGTCAGTACTTCACCAACACCAGCCCGGTGGATGCCTCGGCCATCGGTGAATTCCCTCGCTCCGACGCCAAGGACATCGACAAGGCCCTGGACGCCGCCCATGCCGCTGCCGAGGCCTGGGGCAAGACGTCGGTGCAGGAGCGCGCGCTGATCCTCTTGAAGATCGCCGACCGCATCGAGGCCAACCTCGAGCTGCTGGCCGTGGCCGAGACCTGGGACAACGGCAAGGCGGTGCGCGAGACCCTGAATGCCGACGTGCCCCTGGCTGCCGACCACTTCCGCTACTTCGCCGGCTGCATCCGCGCCCAGGAAGGCACCTCGGCGGAAATCAACGAGCACACCGCCTCCTATCACTTCCACGAGCCCCTGGGCGTGGTCGGGCAGATCATCCCCTGGAACTTCCCGCTGCTGATGGCCGCCTGGAAGCTGGCGCCGGCCCTGGCGGCGGGCAACTGCGTGGTGTTGAAACCCGCCGAGCAAACGCCGCTGTCGATCACCCTGCTGGCCGAGATCATCGGCGACCTGCTGCCAGCGGGCGTGCTCAATATCGTCCAGGGCTATGGCCGCGAGGCCGGCGAGGCCCTGGCCACCAGCACCCGCATCGCCAAGATCGCCTTTACCGGCTCCACGCCGGTGGGCTCGCACATCATGAAATGCGCCGCCGCCAATATCATCCCCAGCACCGTGGAGCTGGGCGGCAAGAGCCCGAACATCTTCTTCGAAGACATCATGCAGGCCGAGCCGGCGTTTATCGAAAAGGTCGCCGAAGGCCTGGTGCTGGCCTTCTTCAACCAGGGCGAAGTGTGCACCTGCCCGTCCCGGGCGCTGGTGCAGGAGTCGATCTTCGAGCCGTTCATGAACGAGGTGATGAAGAAGATCAAGGCCATCAAGCGCGGCAACCCGCTGGACACCGACACCATGGTCGGCGCCCAGGCCTCGCAGCAGCAGTACGACAAGATCCTCGGCTACCTGGAGATCGCCCAGCAGGAAGGCGCCGAGCTGCTGGCCGGCGGCGCTACCGAGAAGCTCGAGGGTGATCTGGCAGGCGGTTATTACATCCAACCGACCCTGCTCAAGGGCACCAACACCATGCGTGTGTTCCAGGAGGAAATCTTCGGGCCGGTGGTCGGCGTGACCACCTTCAAGGACGAAGCCGAAGCCCTGGCGATCGCCAACGATACCGAGTTCGGCCTGGGCGCCGGCGTGTGGACGCGCGACATCAACCGCGCCTACCGCATGGGCCGCGGCATCAAGGCCGGCCGCGTGTGGACCAACTGCTACCACCTGTACCCGGCGCACGCTGCCTTTGGCGGCTACAAGAAGTCCGGGGTCGGGCGCGAAACCCACAAGATGATGCTCGACCACTATCAGCAGACCAAGAACCTGCTGATCAGCTACGACATCAATCCGCTGGGCTTCTTCTGA
- the qhpR gene encoding AraC-like transcriptional regulator QhpR has protein sequence MSSVLVQPDLSAGLSLMAGGPTNAGVLAAAASGLCGFIEKHGGDPDRILGVSGIDPESLRHPTLSLALPNYCQVLEEASRQSGCDNFGLYYGQQFKPQALGLLGYIGLCSATVEQALINFARAFPLHQRNSLIRLVDEGECYRFDYQVRHGAILCRRQDAELTLGMALNLVRHVLGPQWAPRAVHFEHPHPEHWHEHCKVFDAPVYFEQPFNSLVIPKRGLDRAMPQGDPILLLVMQDSLSQLSNLSGRGERDLADDVREQIRQQLLMGEPVLELVAEQLGMSSWSVQRRLRDQGLTFSAMVDKVRCELATHYLRQHQLPISNLAPLLGYSEVSAFSRAFRRWFGVSPRQWRHESDGVGGRRH, from the coding sequence ATGAGCTCGGTTCTCGTCCAGCCTGACCTGTCCGCCGGCTTGTCCTTGATGGCCGGCGGGCCAACCAATGCCGGAGTCCTGGCCGCTGCGGCCAGCGGCTTGTGCGGCTTTATCGAAAAGCACGGCGGCGATCCGGATCGTATCCTCGGGGTTTCCGGTATCGACCCCGAATCCCTGCGCCATCCCACGTTGAGCCTGGCCTTGCCCAATTACTGCCAGGTGCTGGAGGAGGCGTCGCGCCAGTCCGGCTGCGACAACTTCGGCCTGTACTACGGTCAGCAGTTCAAACCCCAGGCGCTGGGGCTGCTCGGCTATATCGGCCTGTGCTCGGCCACCGTCGAGCAGGCACTGATCAACTTCGCCCGCGCCTTTCCGCTGCACCAGCGCAACAGCCTGATCCGCCTGGTGGACGAAGGCGAGTGCTACCGCTTCGACTACCAGGTGCGCCACGGCGCGATTCTTTGCCGCCGCCAGGATGCCGAGTTGACCCTGGGCATGGCCCTCAATCTGGTGCGCCACGTGCTCGGCCCACAGTGGGCGCCGCGTGCGGTGCACTTCGAGCATCCACACCCGGAGCACTGGCACGAGCACTGCAAAGTCTTCGATGCGCCGGTCTACTTCGAGCAGCCGTTCAATTCCCTGGTCATCCCCAAACGCGGCCTGGATCGCGCCATGCCCCAGGGCGACCCCATCCTGCTGCTGGTGATGCAGGACTCGCTCAGCCAACTCAGCAACCTGAGCGGGCGCGGCGAGCGCGACCTGGCCGATGACGTGCGCGAGCAGATTCGCCAGCAATTGCTGATGGGCGAGCCGGTATTGGAACTGGTTGCCGAACAACTGGGCATGAGCAGTTGGTCAGTGCAGCGCCGCCTGCGCGACCAGGGGCTGACCTTCTCCGCGATGGTCGACAAGGTGCGTTGCGAACTCGCCACCCACTACCTGCGCCAGCACCAATTGCCCATCTCCAACCTGGCGCCGCTGCTCGGCTACTCGGAAGTCAGCGCCTTTTCCCGCGCCTTCCGCCGCTGGTTCGGCGTCAGCCCCCGGCAATGGCGGCATGAGAGTGATGGGGTAGGCGGGCGTCGTCACTGA
- a CDS encoding DUF1349 domain-containing protein, with product MNIDFRRGEWLNRPATSEVSEHSLTMTTEQKTDFWRETHYGFTRDTGHFLGITTADGFTATIRIQGEFRSLYDQAGLMVRIDEKRWVKTGVEYTDGQAFLSTVVTDGKSDWSVSQPFKALEDFYIRVTLANGALRIQASRDASFWPLLRLAPFPVADTYQVGPTACTPERSGLVVRFSEFAIDPATSKDLHDLT from the coding sequence ATGAACATCGATTTTCGACGTGGTGAATGGCTGAATCGTCCCGCTACATCAGAGGTTTCGGAACACAGTCTGACGATGACAACCGAGCAGAAAACGGATTTCTGGCGCGAGACCCATTATGGCTTTACCCGCGACACGGGGCATTTTTTAGGCATCACCACCGCCGACGGTTTCACGGCGACAATCCGCATTCAGGGCGAATTCCGCTCGTTGTACGACCAGGCCGGCCTGATGGTGCGTATCGACGAGAAGCGTTGGGTGAAGACCGGGGTGGAGTACACCGACGGGCAAGCGTTTCTCAGCACCGTGGTCACCGACGGAAAATCGGATTGGTCGGTCTCACAGCCCTTCAAGGCGTTGGAAGACTTCTATATCCGCGTCACCCTTGCCAATGGCGCACTGCGGATCCAGGCGTCCCGCGACGCAAGCTTCTGGCCACTGCTGCGGCTTGCCCCGTTCCCGGTTGCCGATACCTACCAGGTTGGCCCCACGGCCTGCACGCCGGAGCGAAGCGGGCTTGTCGTGCGCTTCTCGGAGTTTGCAATTGACCCGGCCACCAGCAAAGACCTTCATGACCTGACGTGA
- a CDS encoding ADP-ribosylglycohydrolase family protein, with protein sequence MDFESNLLDRYAGCLLGLACGDAVGTTLEFSSRETLSPITDMVGGGPFALAPGQWTDDTSMALCLAESLLSKNGFDARDQMTRYLNWWHWGYWSSTGQCFDIGTTVRQALMTFQETGEPFAGSIDPETAGNGSIMRLAPIILFYFPDQNAMAWAAKQGSRTTHGAPEAIESCQLLAEVVFKALAGHEKGDVLALSPAQYCQPAVKDLASGSFKNKHRDQIRGTGYCIASLEAALWCFWSTDSFEAAVLQAANLGDDADTTAAIVGQIAGAFYAKPGIPSRWLKKLHLGSDIEGIAVALFESAQSRIPIN encoded by the coding sequence TTGGACTTTGAGAGCAATCTGCTGGATCGCTATGCCGGATGCCTGCTTGGCCTGGCTTGCGGGGATGCTGTCGGCACCACCCTCGAATTCAGCTCCCGCGAGACCCTGAGCCCGATCACGGATATGGTCGGCGGTGGGCCCTTCGCTCTGGCCCCTGGCCAATGGACAGATGACACCTCGATGGCACTTTGCCTGGCAGAAAGTCTGCTCTCAAAAAACGGCTTCGATGCCAGGGACCAGATGACGCGGTATCTTAATTGGTGGCATTGGGGCTACTGGAGTTCGACGGGGCAATGCTTCGATATCGGGACGACAGTAAGACAGGCGCTAATGACTTTTCAGGAAACTGGGGAGCCGTTCGCTGGCTCCATTGATCCAGAAACGGCTGGAAACGGCTCGATCATGCGGCTGGCACCCATCATCCTCTTCTACTTTCCGGACCAGAACGCGATGGCATGGGCCGCAAAGCAAGGTTCCCGCACAACCCATGGCGCTCCCGAGGCAATCGAGTCGTGTCAGTTGTTGGCAGAGGTGGTTTTCAAGGCATTGGCAGGGCATGAGAAAGGCGATGTGCTCGCCCTTTCTCCGGCCCAGTATTGCCAACCGGCAGTCAAAGACCTCGCTTCGGGCAGTTTCAAGAACAAGCACCGCGACCAGATCAGAGGAACCGGGTACTGCATTGCTTCGCTCGAAGCCGCACTCTGGTGCTTCTGGTCCACTGACTCCTTCGAGGCAGCCGTGCTGCAAGCCGCCAATCTGGGTGACGATGCCGACACCACCGCTGCGATCGTTGGCCAGATAGCCGGTGCGTTCTATGCGAAACCGGGTATTCCGTCTCGATGGCTGAAAAAGTTGCACCTGGGTTCAGACATCGAAGGCATCGCCGTCGCGCTGTTCGAATCAGCCCAGTCTCGAATCCCGATAAATTAA
- a CDS encoding SDR family NAD(P)-dependent oxidoreductase encodes MSLIPGLSGGAQVLIGGASRGIGLALCAALLARDDVAQVWAVARHASTCAQLAKLAEQQGHRLKLIDCDARDEHALDALASKIREECDHLHLVISTLGILHQDGANAEKSLSQLTLASLQASFMTNTFAPILLLKHLLPLLRKQPATFAALSARVGSIGDNRLGGWYSYRASKAALNQLLHTAGIELKRLNPASTVLAIHPGTTDTQLSEPFQAKVPEGQLFEPAFSADRIIEVIGAHGPEDSGSFWAWDNKPIVW; translated from the coding sequence ATGAGTTTGATTCCCGGATTGAGCGGCGGCGCCCAGGTGCTGATAGGCGGCGCCAGCCGAGGTATCGGCCTGGCACTGTGCGCGGCGTTGCTTGCGCGCGATGACGTGGCGCAGGTATGGGCCGTGGCGCGACACGCCAGCACCTGCGCGCAACTGGCCAAGCTTGCCGAGCAACAGGGGCACCGTCTGAAACTAATCGACTGCGACGCGCGCGATGAACACGCTCTCGACGCACTCGCTAGCAAGATCCGTGAGGAGTGCGATCACCTGCACCTGGTGATCAGTACCCTAGGCATCCTTCACCAGGACGGTGCAAATGCGGAAAAAAGCCTGTCGCAACTGACCCTGGCGAGCCTGCAAGCGAGCTTCATGACCAATACCTTCGCGCCGATCCTGCTGCTCAAGCACCTGTTGCCGTTATTGCGCAAACAACCCGCCACCTTCGCAGCGCTCTCCGCCAGGGTCGGCTCCATCGGCGACAACCGCCTAGGCGGCTGGTACAGCTACCGCGCCAGCAAAGCGGCGCTCAACCAGCTGCTGCACACGGCGGGTATCGAATTGAAACGCCTCAACCCGGCTTCCACCGTCCTGGCGATACACCCCGGCACGACGGACACCCAGCTGTCCGAGCCATTCCAAGCGAAAGTGCCGGAGGGACAACTGTTCGAACCGGCGTTCTCGGCAGATCGCATTATCGAGGTGATAGGTGCCCATGGACCGGAAGACAGCGGGAGTTTCTGGGCGTGGGATAACAAGCCGATTGTCTGGTGA